Proteins encoded within one genomic window of Flavobacterium oreochromis:
- the thrS gene encoding threonine--tRNA ligase: MIKITLPDGSVREYASGVTPMDVAKSISEGLARNVISASFNGTTVETVTELTTDGNLTLFTWDNLEGKKAFWHSTSHVMAQALEELYPGIKLTIGPAIEKGFYYDVDFGDRKITDADFKKIEDRVLEISKEKHEFKMRSVTKAEALALYKDNEFKTELIENLEDGTITFCDHATFTDLCRGGHIPNTGIIKAMKILSVAGAYWRGDEKNKQLTRVYGISFPKQKDLTDYLTLLEEAKRRDHRKLGKELELFHFSQRVGQGLPLWLPKGAALRDRLEQFLKKAQKKAGYEQVVSPHIGQKELYVTSGHYAKYGADSFQPINTPAEGEEFLLKPMNCPHHCEIYNAKPWSYKDLPKRYAEFGTVYRYEQSGELHGLTRVRGFTQDDAHLFCTPDQLDQEFKNVIDLVLYVFGSLGFENFTAQISLRDPEKPEKYIGTDENWEKAESAIINAAKEKGLNTVVEYGEAAFYGPKLDFMVKDALGRSWQLGTIQVDYNLPERFDLTYKGSDNELHRPVMIHRAPFGSMERFIAILLEHTGGNFPLWLMPEQAIILSLSEKYENYAKKVSDLLENHEIRALIDNRNETIGKKIREAEVKKFPFMLIVGEEEEKNGTVSVRRHGQEGKGNITLKIEDFASLVNEEVSKSLKTFEV, encoded by the coding sequence ATGATTAAGATTACTTTACCAGATGGTTCGGTTAGAGAGTACGCAAGTGGCGTGACTCCTATGGACGTGGCTAAATCGATTAGTGAAGGTTTGGCACGCAATGTTATTTCGGCAAGCTTTAACGGAACGACCGTTGAAACCGTTACCGAATTGACTACCGACGGTAACTTAACCTTATTTACTTGGGACAATCTAGAAGGAAAAAAAGCTTTTTGGCATTCGACTTCACACGTTATGGCTCAAGCTTTAGAGGAGCTTTATCCTGGAATCAAATTAACTATTGGTCCCGCTATTGAAAAAGGGTTTTATTATGATGTTGATTTTGGCGATCGTAAAATCACTGATGCTGATTTCAAAAAGATTGAAGACCGTGTATTAGAAATATCGAAAGAGAAACACGAATTCAAAATGCGTAGTGTAACTAAAGCAGAGGCTTTAGCACTATACAAAGATAATGAGTTCAAGACTGAATTGATTGAAAACCTTGAAGATGGTACTATCACTTTTTGTGATCATGCTACTTTTACTGATTTATGTCGTGGTGGCCACATTCCTAACACAGGTATCATTAAAGCCATGAAAATATTATCGGTAGCTGGTGCTTACTGGAGAGGTGACGAAAAAAACAAGCAATTGACTCGTGTGTACGGAATTTCATTCCCTAAACAAAAAGACTTAACCGATTATTTAACTTTATTAGAAGAAGCTAAACGTCGTGACCACAGAAAACTAGGAAAAGAATTAGAATTATTCCATTTTTCACAACGTGTGGGTCAGGGCTTACCTTTATGGCTACCAAAAGGAGCGGCTTTACGCGACCGCTTAGAACAGTTTTTGAAAAAAGCACAGAAGAAAGCAGGTTACGAACAAGTAGTTTCTCCACATATTGGTCAAAAAGAATTATATGTAACTTCTGGACACTATGCTAAATACGGCGCAGATAGTTTTCAACCGATAAACACTCCAGCGGAAGGTGAAGAGTTTTTATTAAAACCGATGAACTGTCCACACCACTGCGAGATTTACAATGCAAAGCCTTGGTCTTACAAAGATTTACCCAAGCGTTATGCAGAGTTCGGAACAGTATATCGTTATGAACAATCAGGTGAATTACATGGTTTGACACGTGTTAGAGGATTTACTCAGGATGATGCACACTTATTCTGTACACCCGATCAATTAGATCAAGAGTTCAAAAACGTTATTGATTTAGTTTTATATGTATTTGGTTCGTTAGGATTTGAAAATTTTACTGCTCAAATTTCATTAAGAGATCCAGAAAAACCAGAAAAATACATTGGTACTGACGAAAACTGGGAAAAAGCAGAAAGTGCTATTATCAATGCGGCAAAAGAAAAAGGCTTAAATACAGTTGTAGAGTACGGCGAGGCAGCTTTTTACGGACCAAAACTTGACTTTATGGTTAAGGACGCTTTAGGAAGAAGCTGGCAATTAGGAACTATTCAGGTAGATTACAACTTACCTGAGCGTTTTGATTTGACCTATAAAGGCTCTGACAATGAATTACATAGACCTGTAATGATACACCGAGCTCCATTTGGATCTATGGAACGTTTTATAGCAATTTTATTAGAACATACTGGAGGAAATTTCCCTCTTTGGTTAATGCCTGAACAGGCTATAATCCTATCTTTGAGTGAAAAATATGAAAATTATGCGAAAAAAGTTTCAGATTTGCTAGAAAATCACGAAATTCGCGCCCTAATTGACAACCGAAACGAGACTATTGGTAAAAAAATTCGTGAAGCGGAGGTTAAGAAGTTCCCATTCATGTTGATAGTAGGAGAAGAAGAGGAAAAAAATGGAACTGTTTCTGTACGTCGTCATGGTCAAGAAGGAAAAGGAAATATAACCTTAAAAATAGAAGATTTTGCTTCTTTAGTAAATGAAGAGGTAAGTAAATCTTTAAAAACATTTGAAGTTTAA